In one window of Microbacterium dextranolyticum DNA:
- a CDS encoding alpha/beta hydrolase: MGENTVSDGVPRIDDEAVQWSAPPEERAGRPLLVLLHGYGSHEGDLFALAPHLPKEFVVAAVRAPLTPPFPAPGWSWFPIEGLQARDARAITASATVLLDWLDRSVDPATPVGLLGFSQGAVIGLQALRLRPERIGFVVALAGFVADGTLPTDAALAARRPPVFWGRGSRDEVIPADRIAHSTEWLPGFVDLSGRVYPGLTHSVSQDELDDVVVFLRARLAESAR; this comes from the coding sequence ATGGGCGAGAACACGGTCTCCGACGGCGTCCCCCGCATCGATGACGAGGCGGTGCAGTGGTCGGCGCCTCCCGAGGAGCGCGCCGGCCGTCCGCTCCTCGTCCTTCTGCACGGCTACGGCTCGCACGAGGGCGACCTCTTCGCCCTCGCACCCCATCTGCCGAAGGAGTTCGTCGTGGCCGCGGTGCGCGCGCCGCTCACGCCGCCGTTCCCGGCACCCGGATGGTCGTGGTTCCCTATCGAGGGTCTGCAGGCGCGCGACGCCCGCGCGATCACCGCGTCGGCGACGGTACTGCTCGACTGGCTGGACCGCTCGGTCGACCCGGCGACACCGGTGGGACTGCTCGGCTTCTCACAGGGCGCGGTGATCGGCCTGCAGGCCCTGCGCCTGCGCCCCGAGCGCATCGGGTTCGTCGTCGCCCTGGCCGGCTTCGTCGCCGACGGCACCCTGCCGACGGACGCGGCGCTCGCGGCCCGGCGCCCGCCGGTGTTCTGGGGGCGAGGGTCGCGCGACGAGGTCATCCCCGCCGACCGCATCGCGCACAGCACCGAGTGGCTGCCCGGCTTCGTCGATCTCAGCGGTCGGGTCTATCCGGGCCTCACCCACAGCGTCTCTCAGGACGAACTCGACGACGTCGTCGTCTTCCTCCGCGCCCGCCTCGCGGAGTCCGCCCGCTGA
- a CDS encoding NUDIX hydrolase family protein translates to MAVRTPDPDPNERDDDGTPRDPLAGIGAGRSGHPLGDGSFGSPAPGNAANPGWLTDIELAEARRRLPILYVEAVPVRIDGMGQVTQIGVLLRATPLGEITRSIVSGRVRYGETVRDALFRHLENDLGPMAFPLLPPQPVPFTVAEYFPLPGVTAFHDDRQHAVSLAFVVPVTGTCEPRQDALEVTWMSPEEASSDALAAEMEGGRSTLVRQALASVGALR, encoded by the coding sequence ATGGCCGTCCGAACCCCCGACCCCGACCCGAACGAGCGCGACGACGACGGGACCCCGCGCGATCCCCTCGCGGGCATCGGTGCGGGACGCTCGGGGCATCCCCTCGGCGACGGGTCCTTCGGGTCGCCCGCTCCCGGCAACGCCGCCAATCCGGGCTGGCTCACCGACATCGAACTCGCCGAAGCGCGCCGGCGACTGCCGATCCTCTACGTCGAGGCCGTGCCCGTGCGCATCGACGGCATGGGACAGGTCACCCAGATCGGCGTGCTGCTGCGCGCCACCCCGCTGGGGGAGATCACCCGATCGATCGTCTCGGGGCGCGTGCGCTACGGCGAGACCGTGCGCGACGCGCTGTTCCGCCACCTCGAGAACGATCTCGGCCCGATGGCCTTCCCGCTGCTGCCGCCGCAGCCGGTGCCGTTCACCGTCGCCGAGTACTTTCCGCTGCCGGGCGTCACGGCGTTCCACGACGACCGTCAGCACGCCGTCTCGCTGGCATTCGTGGTGCCCGTCACCGGCACGTGCGAACCGCGCCAGGACGCTCTCGAGGTGACCTGGATGTCGCCCGAGGAGGCGTCCTCCGATGCGCTCGCCGCCGAGATGGAGGGCGGCCGGTCGACACTCGTGCGCCAGGCCCTGGCCTCCGTCGGCGCGCTGCGCTGA
- a CDS encoding AlbA family DNA-binding domain-containing protein: MPASPTLVDFSVALPVVLLLSYLIARGIRLLFGRRIALSTPTLTITAVLGMSVGLLVAGLFLVGQRLWMTTTVLIVFGCSVGLSFIVAAVAALVRGARGDIDVAALLRAGESDRVEFKETARWNVREDKKDARMEAVVAKTVAAFLNSDGGTLVIGVDDAGHAIGLDRDYATLRTPDADRFELWLRDMLSTSLGKNAAALPTIRFAEVDGRSVCAVRCPRAGEPVFVAQGGSTDLWVRVGNSTRSFGVDEAVRYVAQHWRPSLRSFVESPH; this comes from the coding sequence GTGCCCGCGAGTCCCACTCTCGTCGACTTCTCGGTCGCCCTGCCGGTCGTCCTGCTGCTGTCGTATCTGATCGCACGCGGAATCCGGCTGCTGTTCGGTCGCCGCATCGCGCTGTCGACACCGACGCTCACCATCACCGCCGTGCTCGGGATGAGCGTCGGGCTGCTCGTGGCAGGGCTCTTCCTCGTGGGCCAGCGGCTGTGGATGACCACGACCGTGCTCATCGTCTTCGGATGCAGCGTCGGTCTCAGCTTCATCGTGGCCGCCGTCGCCGCCCTCGTGCGCGGTGCGCGCGGCGACATCGACGTGGCGGCGCTTCTGCGCGCGGGCGAGTCCGATCGGGTGGAGTTCAAAGAGACGGCCCGCTGGAACGTCCGCGAAGACAAGAAGGATGCCCGGATGGAGGCCGTCGTCGCCAAGACGGTCGCCGCCTTCCTCAACAGCGACGGCGGCACCCTCGTCATCGGCGTCGACGACGCGGGGCACGCGATCGGCCTCGACCGCGACTACGCGACGCTGCGCACGCCCGACGCCGACCGGTTCGAGCTGTGGCTGCGCGACATGCTGTCGACCTCGCTCGGCAAGAATGCGGCGGCGCTGCCCACGATCCGCTTCGCCGAGGTCGACGGGCGTTCGGTGTGCGCCGTGCGGTGCCCCCGGGCCGGCGAGCCGGTCTTCGTCGCGCAGGGCGGATCGACCGATCTGTGGGTGCGGGTGGGCAACTCGACGCGCTCGTTCGGAGTCGATGAGGCGGTCCGCTACGTCGCGCAGCACTGGCGCCCGAGTCTGCGCAGCTTCGTGGAATCGCCGCACTGA
- a CDS encoding M3 family metallopeptidase, giving the protein MTAPAPIVYPSDVDGWLAFASDRPAAAIARVADVDARLTEASARGMTPEERLDLWNDADLALRQATSEVYLLSEAHPEAAVRAAAEAQVQRLEALSAGRLLERALFEAFREIGADAGNALDHDRRRLWRDVLRDFRRGGVDLPDADRERVRVLSDRDTELSLEFSRNIRDGRREIRVAPEDLEGLPQDFLDEHPVGDDGLVRLTTDYPDLMPVREYAVRRETRTALVAAANDVAWPENESVLAELLAVRAERADLLGYGSWADYETEPRMIGSGAAIADFLERLDEASAPAAAEEYPVLLARLQQDGPTASEVTIADLFYLLGALRRERHDVDAQLVRSYLPFERVLPGVLATTGRLLDVEYLPVDASAWHADVRSYDVVRGGERLGRIHLDLHPRDGKYNHAACFGIAPGIAGRVLPEAALLCNFSRGLMPHDEVVTFFHEFGHLVHDILGGRQRIARFSGVATEWDFVEAPSQLLEEWAWDADVLASFAANAAGEPIPSELVERMRVADGFGRALEVRRQLGHANVSYHLHVDRPHDLQSATEHWYRTTSPVQPLAGRHSYAGFGHLTGYGACYYTYQWSLVIARDLLSGFGGDLMSPEAAARYRREILEPGGSRDAAELVEAFLGRPSSFDAYRAWLDAE; this is encoded by the coding sequence ATGACCGCTCCCGCTCCGATCGTCTACCCCTCCGACGTCGACGGATGGCTCGCTTTCGCCTCCGATCGCCCCGCCGCCGCGATCGCCCGCGTCGCCGACGTCGACGCACGGCTGACGGAGGCGAGCGCGCGTGGAATGACGCCCGAGGAGCGACTCGACCTGTGGAACGACGCCGACCTCGCGCTGCGACAGGCCACCAGCGAGGTGTACCTGCTGAGCGAGGCGCACCCCGAGGCCGCGGTGCGTGCCGCCGCCGAGGCACAGGTGCAGCGCCTCGAGGCGCTGTCGGCGGGGCGTCTGCTCGAGCGTGCGCTGTTCGAGGCGTTCCGCGAGATCGGCGCGGATGCCGGGAACGCGCTCGATCACGACCGCCGACGCCTGTGGCGCGACGTCCTCCGCGACTTCCGGCGCGGGGGTGTCGACCTGCCGGATGCGGATCGGGAGCGGGTGCGCGTCCTGTCCGACCGCGACACCGAGCTGAGCCTGGAGTTCTCGCGCAACATCCGGGACGGCCGCCGCGAGATCCGCGTCGCACCCGAAGACCTCGAGGGCCTTCCGCAGGACTTCCTCGATGAGCACCCGGTCGGCGACGACGGGCTCGTCCGGCTGACGACCGACTACCCCGACCTCATGCCGGTGCGCGAGTACGCGGTGCGGCGCGAGACGCGCACGGCGCTAGTCGCCGCGGCGAACGACGTCGCGTGGCCCGAGAACGAGTCGGTCCTCGCCGAACTGCTCGCCGTGCGCGCCGAGCGCGCCGACCTCCTCGGCTATGGGTCGTGGGCGGACTACGAGACCGAGCCGCGGATGATCGGGAGCGGTGCCGCGATCGCCGACTTCCTCGAGCGCCTCGACGAGGCGTCCGCTCCCGCCGCGGCGGAGGAGTACCCGGTGCTGCTCGCCCGCCTGCAGCAGGACGGCCCCACGGCATCCGAGGTGACGATCGCCGACCTCTTCTACCTGCTCGGTGCGCTGCGCCGCGAACGCCACGACGTCGACGCCCAGCTCGTGCGCTCGTACCTGCCTTTCGAGCGCGTGCTTCCCGGAGTCCTGGCCACCACCGGGCGTCTGCTCGACGTCGAGTACCTGCCGGTGGACGCCTCGGCGTGGCACGCCGACGTGCGATCCTATGACGTCGTGCGGGGAGGTGAGCGGCTCGGCCGCATCCACCTCGACCTCCACCCGCGCGACGGCAAGTACAACCACGCCGCGTGCTTCGGCATCGCACCCGGCATCGCGGGTCGGGTGCTCCCCGAGGCGGCTCTGCTGTGCAACTTCTCGCGCGGACTGATGCCCCACGACGAGGTCGTCACCTTCTTCCACGAGTTCGGGCACCTCGTGCACGACATCCTCGGCGGGCGCCAGCGCATCGCGCGGTTCTCCGGGGTCGCCACGGAATGGGACTTCGTCGAGGCGCCGAGCCAGCTGCTGGAGGAATGGGCGTGGGATGCCGACGTGCTGGCATCCTTCGCGGCGAACGCGGCGGGCGAGCCGATCCCCTCCGAGCTGGTCGAGAGGATGCGCGTCGCCGACGGCTTCGGACGGGCCCTCGAAGTGCGCCGCCAACTGGGGCACGCCAACGTCTCGTACCACCTGCACGTGGACCGGCCGCACGACCTGCAGTCGGCCACCGAGCACTGGTACCGCACCACGTCGCCCGTGCAGCCGCTCGCCGGCCGGCACTCCTATGCCGGATTCGGTCACCTCACCGGCTACGGTGCGTGCTACTACACGTACCAATGGAGCCTCGTGATCGCCCGCGATCTGCTGTCGGGGTTCGGCGGCGACCTCATGAGCCCCGAGGCCGCGGCGCGCTACCGTCGCGAGATCCTCGAACCGGGTGGCAGCCGCGACGCCGCCGAGCTCGTCGAGGCCTTCCTCGGCCGGCCCTCCTCGTTCGACGCGTACCGGGCGTGGCTCGACGCCGAGTGA
- a CDS encoding threonine aldolase family protein, with amino-acid sequence MSTLHDATVRGFASDNYSGVHPEILEAIAAANDGHQVAYGEDAYTARLQEVFRHHFGDAAEAFPVFNGTGANVTGLQSMLPRWGAVIAASTAHINVDEGGAPERVAGIKILNVPTGDGKLTPELVDREAWGWGDEHRAQPLVVSITQSTELGTLYTPDEVRALAVHAHARGMRLHLDGARISNAAAALDLPLRAFTTDVGVDVLSFGGTKNGALGGEAVVVLNPDAAEGLLFLRKLNMQLASKMRFISAQLIALLEGDLYLRNARRANAMAQRLRTSVEAQLAAGTISGVAFTQPTQSNGVFATLPRRAADELRTMFRFYDWGPAGEEDASTTEVRWMCSFDTAEDDVDAFVAELARLT; translated from the coding sequence GTGAGCACCCTGCATGACGCGACCGTCCGCGGCTTCGCGAGCGACAACTATTCCGGCGTCCACCCCGAGATCCTCGAGGCCATCGCCGCCGCCAACGACGGCCACCAGGTCGCCTACGGTGAGGATGCCTATACGGCCCGGCTGCAGGAGGTCTTCCGCCACCACTTCGGCGACGCCGCGGAGGCCTTCCCCGTGTTCAACGGCACGGGGGCGAACGTGACCGGGCTGCAATCGATGCTGCCGCGGTGGGGCGCGGTCATCGCCGCGTCGACCGCGCACATCAACGTCGACGAGGGCGGTGCGCCCGAGCGCGTCGCGGGCATCAAGATCCTGAACGTCCCCACCGGCGACGGCAAGCTCACCCCCGAGCTCGTCGACCGTGAGGCGTGGGGCTGGGGCGACGAGCACCGCGCGCAGCCGCTCGTCGTCTCGATCACCCAGTCGACCGAGCTCGGCACCCTCTACACGCCCGATGAGGTCCGGGCCCTCGCCGTCCACGCGCACGCCCGGGGCATGCGTCTGCACCTCGACGGCGCCCGCATCTCGAACGCGGCGGCCGCCCTCGACCTGCCGTTGCGCGCGTTCACGACCGACGTCGGCGTCGACGTGCTGAGCTTCGGCGGCACCAAGAACGGCGCGCTCGGCGGCGAGGCCGTCGTCGTGCTGAACCCGGATGCCGCCGAGGGCCTGCTGTTCCTGCGCAAGCTCAACATGCAGCTGGCCTCGAAGATGCGGTTCATCTCGGCGCAGCTGATCGCCCTGCTCGAGGGAGACCTGTACCTGCGCAACGCGCGGCGCGCGAACGCGATGGCGCAGCGCCTGCGCACGAGCGTCGAGGCGCAGCTCGCGGCCGGCACGATCTCGGGCGTCGCCTTCACCCAGCCGACGCAGTCGAACGGCGTGTTCGCGACCCTTCCCCGCCGCGCCGCGGACGAGCTGCGCACGATGTTCCGTTTCTACGACTGGGGCCCCGCCGGCGAGGAGGACGCATCCACGACCGAGGTGCGGTGGATGTGCTCGTTCGACACCGCCGAGGACGACGTCGACGCGTTCGTCGCGGAGCTCGCGCGTCTCACCTGA